The Pseudomonas sp. R4-35-07 genome contains a region encoding:
- a CDS encoding efflux transporter outer membrane subunit: MRPRLKPFAACLLLALQGCSLAPSYQVPSVDLPAGYREHTSDGSWHSAQPSDQLMPQWWKLYNDPTLNELQQQLLKANPDLAAALAHFDASQAYASQLHAGLFPQISASAQPLRQRQSDSRPLRGSTQPSVYNSDTAGFSLSYDLDLWGKIRNQVAAGDAQAQASGDDLAAARLSLQRQLATLYVQLNGLDAQSRILAHSLEDFSQALQLTRSRYEGQIASELDLTRAQSQLAEAKAQLDDVRGQRNLTEHAIGELVGAAASDFSLPPSPQLIALPGIPSQLPSRLLQRRPDIAAAERRVFAANANIGVAKAAWYPDFSLTGLIGGQTQGVGNLLAAGNQYWALGPLMNLPIFDGGRLSANERQAKAEFEEAAAQYRSQVLKAVREVEDNLAQLRDLQQEAQDEQAAADAAQHTQVLAMNSYQAGAVSYLDVVTAQTAALQAQRTLQAVQTRQLQASVGLVTALGGGWQPGG; the protein is encoded by the coding sequence ATGCGCCCAAGGCTTAAACCTTTTGCGGCCTGCCTGTTGCTGGCGTTGCAAGGCTGCTCCCTGGCGCCCAGCTACCAGGTGCCGTCGGTTGACCTGCCAGCGGGTTATCGCGAACACACCAGCGATGGCTCGTGGCACAGCGCGCAGCCGTCCGATCAACTGATGCCGCAGTGGTGGAAACTGTACAACGACCCAACGCTCAATGAGCTGCAACAGCAACTGCTCAAGGCCAACCCGGACCTGGCCGCGGCGCTGGCGCATTTCGATGCGTCCCAGGCGTATGCCAGTCAATTGCATGCCGGGCTTTTCCCACAGATCAGCGCCAGCGCGCAGCCGTTGCGCCAGCGGCAATCGGATTCCAGACCGTTGCGCGGTAGTACGCAGCCGTCGGTGTACAACAGCGACACCGCCGGGTTTTCGTTGAGTTACGACCTGGACCTGTGGGGCAAAATCCGCAACCAGGTCGCGGCCGGCGACGCCCAGGCTCAAGCGTCCGGCGATGACCTGGCGGCAGCGCGCTTGAGCCTGCAACGCCAGTTGGCGACGCTGTATGTGCAGCTCAATGGGCTGGATGCGCAGAGCCGGATTCTCGCCCATTCGCTGGAGGATTTCAGCCAGGCGCTGCAACTCACCCGCAGCCGTTATGAGGGCCAGATTGCATCGGAACTGGACCTGACCCGTGCGCAGAGTCAACTGGCCGAGGCCAAGGCGCAACTGGATGACGTGCGCGGGCAGCGCAACCTGACCGAGCATGCAATTGGCGAACTGGTCGGCGCGGCGGCCAGCGATTTCTCCCTGCCGCCAAGCCCGCAATTGATTGCCTTGCCCGGCATTCCCTCACAGCTGCCGAGCCGCCTGCTGCAACGTCGCCCGGATATCGCGGCGGCCGAACGGCGCGTGTTTGCGGCCAATGCCAACATTGGCGTGGCCAAGGCGGCCTGGTATCCGGACTTCAGCCTGACCGGATTGATCGGCGGCCAGACCCAGGGCGTGGGCAACCTGCTTGCGGCGGGCAATCAGTATTGGGCGCTGGGGCCGTTGATGAACCTGCCGATTTTTGATGGCGGGCGCTTGAGTGCCAACGAACGCCAGGCCAAGGCCGAGTTTGAAGAAGCGGCGGCGCAGTACCGCAGCCAGGTGCTGAAGGCCGTGCGCGAGGTCGAAGATAACCTGGCGCAACTGCGGGATTTGCAGCAGGAGGCGCAGGATGAACAAGCGGCGGCGGATGCGGCGCAGCACACACAAGTATTGGCAATGAACAGCTATCAGGCCGGAGCCGTGAGTTATCTGGATGTAGTCACCGCGCAAACGGCGGCGTTGCAGGCGCAGAGGACGTTGCAGGCGGTGCAGACAAGGCAGTTGCAGGCGAGTGTGGGGTTGGTGACGGCGCTGGGTGGGGGTTGGCAGCCGGGCGGCTGA
- a CDS encoding efflux RND transporter periplasmic adaptor subunit, producing MSSDHKPSRKRLMLLGVGGLTLAALLVANGLHARALHEQSVSAWTETAAIPQVLVFQPKQNATGDTLRLPAHLEAWSKAPIHARVSGYLKDWKVDIGSQVKAGQVLAQIDSPDLDQQLAQTHAHLVQEQANARLAATTATRWQNLLASHSVSRQEADEKTSNAAAAKANAQAAAADYARLCALESYKTIRAPFAGTITARNTDIGQLIKADTDSDPELFSIADTHQLRLYVPVPQNYAAVIRPGLEAELSVPEHPGEHFKAHLIGDSTAIDRRSGTLLAQFVADNPNGELLPGDYAEATLPIPADTHGVSIPASALIFRAQGTQVAVLDPHNHVHLQDIHIGLDLGERLVIDQGLKPADRIIDNPPDALREGDPVQLAGATGGAHAPKA from the coding sequence ATGTCGTCTGATCACAAACCCTCGCGCAAGCGTCTGATGCTCCTGGGTGTCGGCGGCCTGACCCTGGCTGCCCTGCTGGTCGCCAACGGCTTGCACGCGCGTGCGCTGCATGAACAGTCGGTCAGCGCCTGGACGGAAACCGCGGCCATTCCCCAGGTGCTGGTGTTCCAGCCCAAACAGAATGCCACCGGCGATACCCTGCGCTTGCCGGCGCACCTGGAGGCCTGGAGCAAAGCGCCGATCCATGCGCGGGTCAGCGGCTACCTGAAAGACTGGAAGGTCGACATCGGCAGCCAGGTCAAGGCCGGGCAGGTCCTCGCGCAAATCGACAGCCCGGACCTGGACCAACAACTGGCGCAAACCCACGCCCACCTGGTTCAGGAACAGGCGAATGCGCGCCTTGCCGCCACCACCGCAACGCGCTGGCAAAACCTGTTGGCCAGTCATTCGGTATCGCGCCAGGAAGCCGATGAAAAAACCTCGAACGCCGCCGCCGCCAAAGCCAATGCCCAGGCTGCCGCCGCCGACTATGCGCGGCTGTGTGCGCTGGAAAGCTACAAGACGATCCGTGCGCCATTCGCCGGCACCATCACCGCGCGCAATACCGATATCGGCCAACTGATCAAGGCCGATACCGACAGTGATCCGGAACTGTTCAGCATCGCCGACACCCACCAACTGCGCCTGTACGTGCCGGTGCCACAGAACTACGCGGCGGTGATCCGTCCTGGTCTGGAAGCCGAGCTGAGCGTGCCCGAACATCCTGGCGAACACTTCAAGGCGCACCTGATCGGCGACTCCACCGCCATCGACCGACGCTCCGGCACCCTGCTCGCGCAGTTCGTCGCCGACAACCCGAACGGTGAGTTGCTGCCCGGCGATTATGCCGAAGCCACCCTGCCGATTCCGGCGGACACCCACGGCGTGAGCATCCCGGCCAGCGCCTTGATCTTCCGTGCCCAGGGCACCCAGGTCGCGGTGCTGGACCCGCACAACCATGTGCACCTGCAAGACATTCATATCGGCCTGGACCTGGGCGAACGCCTGGTGATCGACCAGGGCCTGAAACCCGCCGACCGCATCATCGACAACCCGCCCGACGCCCTGCGCGAAGGCGACCCGGTACAACTGGCCGGCGCCACAGGGGGTGCCCATGCGCCCAAGGCTTAA